In Streptomyces chartreusis, the following proteins share a genomic window:
- a CDS encoding phosphotransferase: MPHAPPLGTLLRQYSAGSPLACDPVDHGLLNRGYRLRTTRGRYFLKHHHDPETADPAAIARQHRATRHLADLGVPVAPPLADRDGRTVAVVGGQAFALHPWIDGRHRHGGQLTRGQCERLGALLGAVHAGLERVMPVAGRARTESADPADTFALIDDLLARVRRRRPAGSFDELARHRLLERRGLLRRHAWRRPPPGTSVGWVHGDFHPFNLLYRGEAPAAIVDWDRLGVQPRAEEAVRAAAIFFVRPTGALDLAKAAAYTRAYRRTAGATPEELAAAVHRVWWERLNDFWMLRWHYERGDTRADAQFPAASALAVWWTREYDAVRDAFTG; the protein is encoded by the coding sequence GTGCCTCACGCACCCCCTCTGGGCACCCTTCTCCGCCAGTACTCCGCCGGTTCCCCGCTGGCCTGCGATCCCGTCGACCATGGCCTGCTGAACCGCGGCTACCGGCTGCGCACGACCCGCGGCCGCTACTTCCTCAAGCACCACCACGACCCCGAGACCGCCGACCCGGCCGCCATCGCCCGCCAGCACCGGGCCACCCGGCACCTGGCCGACCTCGGCGTCCCGGTGGCCCCGCCGCTGGCCGACCGCGACGGACGTACGGTCGCGGTCGTGGGCGGCCAGGCATTCGCCCTGCACCCCTGGATCGACGGGCGGCACCGCCACGGCGGCCAGCTCACGCGCGGGCAGTGCGAACGGCTGGGGGCGCTGCTGGGCGCGGTGCACGCGGGGCTGGAGCGCGTGATGCCGGTCGCGGGGCGGGCGCGGACGGAGAGCGCCGACCCCGCCGACACCTTCGCCCTCATCGACGACCTGCTCGCCCGGGTCCGCCGGCGTCGCCCCGCCGGCTCCTTCGACGAACTCGCCCGCCACCGTCTGCTGGAACGCCGCGGACTGCTGCGGCGGCACGCCTGGCGGCGTCCCCCGCCCGGGACGTCGGTCGGCTGGGTGCACGGCGACTTCCACCCCTTCAACCTGCTCTACCGGGGCGAGGCGCCGGCCGCGATCGTCGACTGGGACCGGCTCGGCGTGCAGCCCCGCGCGGAGGAGGCCGTCCGCGCCGCGGCGATCTTCTTCGTACGGCCCACCGGAGCGCTCGACCTCGCGAAGGCGGCGGCGTACACGCGCGCGTACCGGCGTACGGCCGGCGCCACCCCCGAGGAGCTCGCGGCGGCCGTGCACCGTGTGTGGTGGGAGCGGCTGAACGACTTCTGGATGCTGCGCTGGCACTACGAGCGCGGCGACACCCGCGCGGACGCGCAGTTCCCGGCGGCCTCGGCGCTGGCGGTGTGGTGGACGCGGGAGTACGACGCGGTCCGCGACGCCTTCACGGGCTGA
- a CDS encoding protein kinase domain-containing protein, with protein sequence MEQQQRAQGPSDPEAAGGGMSDAPEMWGNGGLVGDGRYRLTHRLGRGGMAEVFAAEDVRLGRTVAVKLLRSDLAEDPVSKARFTREAQSVAGLNHHAIVAVYDSGEDVVGSHSVPYIVMEIVEGRTIRDLLLNAEAPGPEQALIIVSGVLEALAYSHQHGIVHRDIKPANVIITNNGAVKVMDFGIARALHGAQSTMTQTGMVMGTPQYLSPEQALGKAVDHRSDLYATGCLLYELLALRPPFTGETPLSVVYQHVQDIPTPPSEVSDATPPELDGLVMRSLAKEPDDRFQTAEEMRGLVQYGLQMLYDQGGHTGTWNTGPVAMHEGRHTPASGFANTTVMGHPGDPASGTTQIPQPILPGGYGGGDDGGFEGHGNRGSGRGKLWILAVLAVIAIAAGVALALNNGAGGGGGDTKETPTTSQTTDENKATDEPTEEPTDEPTEEVTDDGSGTGTDPDYTPTEEPTQEPTEEPTQEPTEDPTTAEPTEDPTEEPTEEPTEEPTEEPTLPTTPPATG encoded by the coding sequence ATGGAGCAGCAGCAGCGCGCTCAGGGCCCGTCCGACCCCGAGGCGGCTGGCGGCGGTATGTCAGACGCGCCGGAAATGTGGGGTAATGGCGGACTTGTCGGGGACGGCCGTTATCGGCTGACCCACAGACTCGGCCGGGGCGGCATGGCAGAGGTGTTCGCGGCCGAGGACGTGCGTCTCGGGCGCACCGTGGCGGTCAAACTGCTGCGTTCCGACCTCGCCGAGGACCCGGTGTCCAAGGCCCGCTTCACGCGCGAGGCCCAGTCCGTGGCCGGCCTCAACCACCACGCGATCGTCGCCGTGTACGACTCCGGTGAAGATGTCGTGGGCTCGCACAGCGTGCCGTACATCGTGATGGAGATCGTCGAGGGCCGCACGATCCGCGACCTCCTCCTCAACGCCGAGGCACCCGGCCCCGAGCAGGCGCTGATCATCGTCTCCGGCGTCCTGGAGGCCCTCGCCTATTCGCACCAGCACGGCATCGTGCACCGCGACATCAAGCCCGCCAACGTCATCATCACCAACAACGGCGCCGTGAAGGTGATGGACTTCGGCATCGCGCGTGCCCTGCACGGCGCGCAGTCGACGATGACGCAGACCGGCATGGTCATGGGCACCCCGCAGTACCTCTCCCCGGAGCAGGCGCTCGGCAAGGCGGTCGACCACCGCTCCGACCTGTACGCGACCGGCTGCCTCCTCTACGAACTCCTCGCGCTGCGGCCCCCGTTCACCGGCGAGACCCCGCTGTCGGTGGTCTACCAGCACGTCCAGGACATCCCGACCCCGCCCTCCGAGGTCTCCGACGCGACGCCGCCGGAGCTCGACGGCCTGGTCATGCGCTCGCTCGCCAAGGAGCCGGACGACCGGTTCCAGACGGCCGAGGAGATGCGCGGCCTCGTCCAGTACGGCCTTCAGATGCTGTACGACCAGGGCGGCCACACCGGCACCTGGAACACCGGTCCGGTGGCCATGCACGAGGGCCGGCACACCCCGGCGTCGGGCTTCGCGAACACGACCGTCATGGGGCACCCGGGCGACCCGGCCTCCGGTACGACGCAGATCCCGCAGCCGATCCTGCCGGGCGGCTACGGCGGCGGTGACGACGGCGGCTTCGAGGGGCACGGCAACCGGGGCAGCGGCCGCGGCAAGCTGTGGATCCTCGCCGTCCTCGCGGTGATCGCCATCGCGGCCGGAGTCGCGCTGGCGCTGAACAACGGCGCCGGCGGCGGAGGCGGCGACACCAAGGAGACGCCGACCACGTCGCAGACCACCGACGAGAACAAGGCGACCGACGAGCCGACGGAAGAGCCGACCGACGAGCCGACGGAAGAGGTCACCGACGACGGCTCCGGCACGGGCACCGACCCGGACTACACGCCGACCGAGGAGCCGACGCAGGAGCCGACGGAGGAGCCCACCCAGGAGCCGACGGAGGACCCGACCACGGCCGAGCCCACGGAGGACCCGACCGAGGAGCCCACCGAGGAGCCGACGGAGGAGCCCACCGAGGAGCCGACGCTGCCGACCACCCCGCCGGCCACGGGCTGA
- a CDS encoding Stk1 family PASTA domain-containing Ser/Thr kinase: MSQDGAQGTGAGRALAGGRYQLRDLLGQGGMAAVHLAYDSVLDRQVAVKTLHTELGREQAFRERFRREAQAVAKLTHTNIVSVFDTGEDTVDGMTTPYIVMEYIEGRPLSSVFDEDVRQLGAVPADKALKITADVLAALEISHEMGLVHRDIKPGNVMLNKRGVVKVMDFGIARAMQSGVTSMTQTGMVVGTPQYLSPEQALGRAVDARSDLYSVGIMLFQLVTGRLPFDADSPLAIAYAHVQEEPVAPSSVNRALPPAVDALVARALKKNPNERFPSAEAMRDECLRVAASFQAAPPSIVPGANTQSGQGVGASVFPPVGQTPPPGGPVQTPYQPTPPPNPYGTPPPSAPSPAYGYPQQQPGFQTPAPAAYSPQPGMATPPPYSISPQTQTNSGGGKNNRPVIIGSIVVSIVAVVGLIAALALNGGGNEDDGGGGGDATATSSATKKAGYREGDSTKTVETSDCTEPSESYLDPDKVTMPDFTFKYWPSVLECVKAAGWDWEKVDVDENTYGQGTVMRQSPKLRTDFDPEDPPTITFQVSTGNPE; encoded by the coding sequence ATGAGCCAGGACGGCGCACAGGGCACGGGCGCGGGGCGGGCGCTGGCCGGCGGCCGGTATCAGCTGCGCGACCTGCTCGGCCAGGGCGGCATGGCCGCCGTGCATCTCGCCTACGACTCCGTGCTCGACCGGCAGGTCGCGGTCAAGACCCTGCACACCGAGCTCGGCCGCGAGCAGGCGTTCCGCGAGCGCTTCCGCCGCGAGGCCCAGGCAGTGGCCAAGCTCACGCACACCAATATCGTCTCGGTCTTCGACACGGGCGAGGACACCGTCGACGGCATGACGACCCCCTACATCGTCATGGAGTACATCGAGGGCCGTCCGCTCAGCTCGGTCTTCGACGAGGACGTACGGCAGTTGGGCGCCGTGCCCGCCGACAAGGCACTGAAGATCACCGCCGATGTGCTGGCCGCCCTGGAGATCAGCCACGAGATGGGGCTGGTCCACCGGGACATCAAGCCGGGCAACGTGATGCTGAACAAGCGTGGCGTGGTCAAGGTGATGGACTTCGGCATCGCGCGCGCCATGCAGTCCGGTGTGACGTCGATGACGCAGACCGGCATGGTGGTCGGCACCCCGCAGTACCTCTCGCCGGAGCAGGCCCTCGGCCGGGCCGTGGACGCCCGCTCCGACCTGTACTCGGTCGGCATCATGCTGTTCCAACTCGTCACCGGGCGGCTGCCGTTCGACGCGGACTCGCCGCTGGCGATCGCGTACGCGCATGTGCAGGAGGAGCCCGTCGCTCCGTCCTCCGTCAACCGCGCGCTGCCGCCGGCCGTGGACGCGCTGGTCGCCCGCGCGCTGAAGAAGAACCCGAACGAGCGCTTCCCGAGCGCCGAGGCCATGCGCGACGAGTGCCTGCGCGTGGCGGCGTCCTTCCAGGCGGCGCCGCCGAGCATCGTGCCGGGCGCGAACACGCAGAGCGGCCAGGGCGTCGGCGCCTCGGTGTTCCCGCCGGTCGGCCAGACGCCGCCGCCCGGGGGCCCCGTCCAGACGCCGTACCAGCCGACCCCGCCGCCGAATCCGTACGGCACGCCGCCGCCGTCGGCGCCCTCGCCCGCGTACGGCTACCCGCAGCAGCAGCCGGGCTTCCAGACGCCCGCGCCCGCGGCCTACTCCCCGCAGCCCGGCATGGCGACGCCGCCGCCGTACTCCATCTCGCCCCAGACGCAGACCAATTCGGGCGGCGGCAAGAACAACCGGCCCGTCATCATCGGCTCGATCGTCGTGTCCATCGTCGCGGTGGTCGGCCTGATCGCCGCGCTCGCGCTGAACGGCGGCGGCAATGAGGACGACGGCGGTGGGGGCGGTGACGCGACCGCCACGTCCTCGGCGACGAAGAAGGCGGGATACCGCGAGGGCGACAGCACGAAGACGGTGGAGACGTCCGACTGCACGGAGCCTTCGGAGTCGTACCTGGACCCCGACAAGGTGACGATGCCGGACTTCACCTTCAAGTACTGGCCGTCGGTCCTCGAGTGCGTCAAGGCCGCCGGATGGGACTGGGAGAAGGTCGACGTGGACGAGAACACGTACGGCCAGGGCACCGTCATGCGGCAGTCGCCGAAGCTCCGCACGGACTTCGACCCGGAGGACCCCCCGACGATCACGTTCCAGGTCTCGACCGGCAACCCGGAGTGA
- a CDS encoding bacterial proteasome activator family protein: MEMPRNERSPENPQILVVGQDGMALTGGNGDEDSREIPVTEQVEQPAKVMRIGSMIKQLLEEVRVAPLDEASRVRLKEIHASSVKELEDGLAPELVEELERLSLPFTDEGTPSDAELRIAQAQLVGWLEGLFHGIQTTLFAQQMAARAQLEQMRRALPPGVGGHEDGEQHPGGRSGGPYL, translated from the coding sequence ATGGAGATGCCGAGGAACGAACGGTCGCCCGAGAACCCCCAGATCCTGGTCGTGGGCCAGGACGGGATGGCGCTCACCGGCGGCAACGGAGACGAGGACTCCCGCGAGATCCCGGTGACCGAGCAGGTCGAACAGCCTGCGAAGGTCATGCGGATCGGCAGCATGATCAAGCAGCTGCTCGAAGAGGTCCGCGTCGCCCCCCTCGACGAGGCGAGCCGGGTCCGGCTGAAGGAGATCCACGCCAGTTCGGTGAAGGAACTGGAGGACGGCCTGGCCCCGGAGCTCGTGGAGGAGCTGGAGCGGCTCTCCCTGCCCTTCACGGACGAAGGGACGCCGTCCGACGCGGAACTGCGCATCGCGCAGGCCCAGTTGGTCGGCTGGCTGGAGGGCCTCTTCCACGGGATCCAGACCACGCTCTTCGCCCAGCAGATGGCCGCGCGCGCCCAGCTGGAGCAGATGCGCCGCGCCCTGCCGCCGGGAGTCGGCGGCCACGAGGACGGCGAACAGCACCCGGGCGGGCGCTCGGGCGGTCCCTACCTGTAA
- a CDS encoding NAD(P)H-quinone oxidoreductase produces MHAITIPEPGGPEALVWDEVPDPVAGEGEVLVEVMAGAVNRADILQRQGFYNPPPGTSPYPGLECSGRIAEVGPGVSGWAVGDEVCALLAGGGYAEKVAVPAGQLLPLPKGVSLTQAAALPEVVCTVWSNVFMVAHLRPGETLLVHGGSSGIGTMAIQLAKAVGAKVAVTAGSREKLDRCAELGADILINYREQDFVEEIKKATDGAGADVILDNMGAKYLDRNVQTLAVNGRLAIIGMQGGIKGELNIGALLGKRGAISATSLRARPLAEKAAIVAAVREHVWPLLDAGHVRPVVDRQLPMNEAAQAHRVVEESGHVGKVLLVAP; encoded by the coding sequence ATGCATGCGATCACGATTCCCGAACCTGGTGGGCCCGAGGCGTTGGTGTGGGACGAGGTCCCCGATCCGGTGGCCGGTGAGGGCGAGGTGCTGGTCGAAGTGATGGCCGGGGCCGTCAACCGCGCCGACATCCTGCAACGGCAGGGCTTCTACAACCCGCCGCCCGGCACCTCCCCCTACCCCGGCCTGGAGTGCTCCGGCCGGATCGCCGAGGTCGGCCCCGGCGTCTCCGGCTGGGCGGTCGGCGACGAGGTGTGCGCGCTGCTGGCGGGCGGCGGTTACGCCGAGAAGGTCGCCGTGCCGGCCGGCCAGCTGCTGCCCCTGCCCAAGGGCGTGAGTCTCACGCAGGCCGCCGCGCTGCCCGAGGTGGTCTGCACGGTGTGGTCCAACGTCTTCATGGTCGCCCACCTGCGCCCCGGCGAGACGCTGCTCGTGCACGGCGGCTCCAGCGGCATCGGCACCATGGCGATCCAGCTCGCCAAGGCCGTCGGAGCGAAGGTCGCCGTCACGGCGGGCAGCAGGGAGAAGCTGGACCGGTGCGCCGAGCTGGGCGCGGACATCCTGATCAACTACCGGGAGCAGGACTTCGTCGAGGAGATCAAGAAGGCCACCGACGGGGCCGGGGCCGACGTCATCCTCGACAACATGGGCGCCAAGTACCTGGACCGCAACGTCCAGACCCTCGCCGTCAACGGCCGGCTGGCCATCATCGGCATGCAGGGCGGCATCAAGGGCGAGCTCAACATCGGGGCGCTGCTGGGCAAGCGCGGCGCCATCAGCGCGACCTCGCTGCGGGCCCGCCCGCTCGCCGAGAAGGCGGCGATCGTCGCGGCCGTACGCGAACACGTCTGGCCCCTTCTGGACGCCGGCCATGTACGCCCGGTCGTCGACCGCCAGCTGCCGATGAACGAGGCGGCGCAGGCCCACCGGGTGGTGGAGGAGAGCGGCCACGTGGGGAAGGTGCTGCTGGTGGCGCCGTAG
- a CDS encoding ATP-binding cassette domain-containing protein, which translates to MSTQTTSGLAIETAGLVKTFGETRAVDGVDLAVPAGTVYGVLGPNGAGKTTTVKMLATLLRPDGGEAHVFGHDVVREADAVRGRVSLTGQYASVDEDLTGTENLVLLARLLGHGKPAARERAGQLLEAFGLTDAAGKQVKNYSGGMRRRIDIAASILNTPDLLFLDEPTTGLDPRSRNQVWDIVRAVVAQGTTVLLTTQYLDEADQLASRIAVIDQGKVIAEGTKGELKASVGAGSVHLRLRDPEQRPEAERVLRLALDADVQLEPDPVALTARVGSGSANGRGAAEQAGRALAELARTGITVDNFSLGQPSLDEVFLALTGHDTHKTDADKDEVTA; encoded by the coding sequence ATGAGCACGCAGACGACGTCCGGTCTCGCCATCGAGACCGCGGGCCTGGTGAAGACTTTCGGTGAGACACGGGCCGTCGACGGCGTGGACCTCGCGGTTCCGGCCGGCACGGTCTACGGCGTCCTCGGCCCGAACGGCGCCGGCAAGACGACCACGGTGAAGATGCTCGCCACCCTGCTGCGGCCCGACGGCGGAGAGGCCCATGTCTTCGGGCACGACGTCGTCCGCGAGGCCGACGCGGTGCGCGGGCGCGTAAGCCTCACCGGGCAGTACGCCTCCGTGGACGAGGACCTCACCGGCACCGAGAACCTGGTCCTGCTGGCCCGTCTCCTCGGTCACGGCAAGCCCGCCGCGCGGGAGCGCGCCGGGCAGCTGCTGGAGGCCTTCGGGCTGACCGACGCGGCCGGGAAGCAGGTCAAGAACTACTCCGGCGGTATGCGCCGCCGTATCGACATCGCCGCCTCCATCCTGAACACCCCCGACCTGCTCTTCCTGGACGAGCCGACGACCGGCCTCGACCCGCGCAGCCGCAACCAGGTGTGGGACATCGTGCGCGCGGTCGTCGCCCAGGGCACCACCGTGCTGCTGACCACGCAGTACCTCGACGAGGCCGACCAGCTGGCCTCCCGGATCGCCGTCATCGACCAGGGCAAGGTGATCGCGGAGGGGACCAAGGGCGAGCTGAAGGCGTCCGTCGGCGCCGGCTCCGTCCATCTGCGGCTGCGTGACCCGGAGCAGCGGCCGGAGGCCGAGCGGGTGCTGCGGCTGGCGCTGGACGCGGACGTGCAGCTGGAACCCGACCCCGTGGCGCTCACCGCCCGCGTCGGTTCGGGCAGCGCGAACGGTCGGGGCGCGGCGGAACAGGCGGGCCGCGCGCTCGCCGAGCTCGCCCGCACCGGCATCACCGTCGACAACTTCTCGCTGGGCCAGCCCAGCCTGGACGAGGTGTTCCTCGCCCTGACCGGACACGACACCCACAAGACGGACGCCGACAAGGACGAGGTGACGGCATGA
- a CDS encoding ABC transporter permease, producing the protein MSTVTQTESKDLAPVSAESLAALLVAKERPPRPSAFSASMTFGWRAILKIKHVPEQLFDVTAFPIMMVLMYTYLFGGALAGSPKEYIQFLLPGILVMSVVMITMYTGVSVNTDIEKGVFDRFRSLPIWRPSTMVGYLLGDALRYTIASIVMLTVGIILGYRPDGGVAGVLAGIALLVAFSFAFSWIWTMFGLMLRSEKSVMGVSMMVIFPLTFLSNVFVDPKTMPGWLQAFVNNSPITHLASAVRGLMAGDWPADEIAWSVGWAALFVLVFGPITMRLYNRK; encoded by the coding sequence ATGAGCACCGTGACGCAGACCGAGAGCAAGGACCTCGCCCCCGTCAGCGCCGAGTCGCTCGCCGCGCTGCTCGTCGCCAAGGAGCGCCCGCCGCGGCCCAGCGCCTTCTCGGCGTCCATGACCTTCGGCTGGCGGGCGATCCTGAAGATCAAGCATGTGCCGGAGCAGCTCTTCGACGTCACCGCGTTCCCGATCATGATGGTGCTGATGTACACGTACCTGTTCGGGGGCGCCCTGGCCGGGTCCCCGAAGGAGTACATCCAGTTCCTGCTGCCGGGCATCCTGGTGATGTCGGTCGTGATGATCACGATGTACACGGGCGTCTCGGTGAACACCGACATCGAGAAGGGCGTCTTCGACCGGTTCCGTTCGCTGCCGATCTGGCGGCCGTCGACGATGGTCGGCTATCTGCTGGGCGACGCCCTGCGCTACACCATCGCCTCCATCGTGATGCTCACCGTCGGCATCATCCTGGGCTACCGCCCGGACGGCGGCGTGGCCGGAGTGCTCGCCGGGATCGCGCTGCTGGTGGCCTTCTCGTTCGCGTTCTCGTGGATCTGGACGATGTTCGGGCTGATGCTGCGCTCCGAGAAGTCGGTGATGGGCGTCAGCATGATGGTGATCTTCCCGCTGACCTTCCTGTCGAACGTCTTCGTGGACCCGAAGACCATGCCGGGCTGGCTCCAGGCGTTCGTGAACAACAGCCCGATCACACATCTGGCCTCGGCCGTGCGCGGGTTGATGGCCGGCGACTGGCCGGCCGACGAGATCGCCTGGTCGGTGGGCTGGGCGGCCCTGTTCGTGCTGGTCTTCGGGCCGATCACGATGCGGCTGTACAACCGCAAGTAG
- a CDS encoding potassium channel family protein has product MFHVKLPGQDAIARRADERVATYRVKLPKKMVEHPFRQVAKRVTIALSLLVLAALIVYADHDGYNDSSDGSVDLLDAFYYATVSLSTTGYGDITPVSDGARLTNIFVITPMRVLFLIILVGTTLEVLTERTREEWRLTRWRSTLRDHTVVVGFGTKGRSAIQTVCATGLRRDQVIVVDASSKVIEAAVADGYAGVTGDATRSDVLKRAEVHKARKIIIATQRDDTAVLVTLTARQLNRGAKIVAAVREEENAPLLKQSGADAVITSASAAGRLLGLSVLSPAAGMVLEDLIHQGSGLDIIERPVIKAEVGKTPRQIEDLVVSVIRGHRVLGYDDSAVGTLELTDRLITIVRASPAIQVTPDDRRLPPGMKPI; this is encoded by the coding sequence GTGTTTCACGTGAAACTTCCGGGCCAGGACGCGATCGCCCGCCGTGCGGACGAGAGAGTCGCGACCTATCGGGTGAAGCTCCCGAAGAAGATGGTGGAGCACCCGTTCCGGCAGGTCGCCAAGCGGGTCACGATCGCACTGTCGCTGCTCGTTCTCGCCGCCCTGATCGTCTACGCCGACCACGACGGCTACAACGACAGCTCGGACGGGTCCGTCGATCTCCTCGACGCCTTCTACTACGCCACCGTCAGCCTCTCCACCACCGGATACGGCGACATCACCCCGGTCAGCGACGGCGCCCGGCTGACCAATATCTTCGTCATCACGCCGATGCGTGTGCTGTTCCTGATCATCCTGGTCGGCACCACGCTCGAGGTCCTCACCGAACGGACCCGGGAGGAATGGCGTCTGACCCGCTGGAGGTCCACCTTGCGTGACCACACCGTCGTCGTCGGCTTCGGCACGAAGGGACGTTCGGCGATCCAGACCGTCTGTGCCACGGGTCTGAGGCGGGACCAGGTCATCGTGGTCGATGCGAGTTCCAAGGTGATCGAAGCGGCCGTCGCGGACGGGTACGCGGGGGTCACCGGCGACGCGACGCGCAGCGACGTCCTGAAGCGGGCCGAGGTGCACAAGGCCCGGAAGATCATCATCGCGACCCAGCGGGACGACACGGCCGTCCTGGTGACGCTGACGGCCCGGCAGCTCAACCGGGGCGCGAAGATCGTGGCCGCGGTCCGCGAGGAGGAGAACGCGCCGCTGCTGAAGCAGTCCGGCGCCGACGCGGTCATCACCAGCGCCAGCGCGGCCGGGCGGCTGCTCGGTCTGTCGGTGCTCAGCCCCGCCGCCGGCATGGTCCTCGAGGACCTGATCCACCAGGGCAGCGGGCTCGACATCATCGAACGGCCCGTCATAAAGGCCGAGGTGGGCAAGACCCCGCGGCAGATCGAGGACCTGGTCGTCAGTGTCATCCGCGGGCACCGCGTGCTCGGCTACGACGATTCGGCCGTCGGGACACTGGAGCTGACCGACCGGCTCATCACCATCGTGCGGGCGTCGCCGGCCATCCAGGTGACACCTGACGACCGGCGACTGCCCCCGGGGATGAAGCCCATCTGA
- a CDS encoding molybdopterin molybdotransferase MoeA, producing MTARGIRTDGDAEDLDVEEVLALVNEHNGHRASGDDAPAPAPQPRGARKPDRDGPDRRHGDNPDRHHRATPWPEAREIAAHAALKATRAARRAPVSVPLDAALGLTLAAPLTALTDLPSFDTSAMDGWAVAGPGPWAVREEGVLAGHAGPETLTDGEAVRIATGARIPLDTTAVLRSEHGRTDTKGQLHATREIQHGQDIRPRGQECRNGDQLLPVGTLVTPAVLGLAAAAGYDTVTAVPRPRVEVLVLGDELLTEGLPHDGLIRDALGPMLPPWLRALGAEVTAVRRLGDDAKALHKALTKSGADLIVTTGGTAAGPVDHVHPTLERIGAELLVDGVKVRPGHPMLLARIKEDQHLVGLPGNPLAAVSGLLTLAEPLLRTLGARPAPEPYTMPLKDAAHGHPHDTRLIPVVLRGDHAVPLHYQGPAMLRGMAAADAVAVVPPGGARAGQEAELLDLPWATAGIEVCFT from the coding sequence ATGACCGCCCGCGGCATCCGCACGGACGGGGACGCCGAGGACCTCGACGTCGAGGAGGTGCTCGCCCTCGTGAACGAACACAACGGTCACCGCGCGTCCGGCGACGATGCGCCCGCACCCGCCCCGCAGCCCCGGGGCGCGCGCAAGCCGGACCGGGACGGCCCCGACCGCCGGCACGGCGACAACCCCGACCGCCACCACCGGGCCACCCCCTGGCCCGAGGCTCGCGAGATCGCCGCCCACGCCGCTCTCAAAGCCACCCGGGCCGCCCGCCGCGCCCCAGTCTCCGTCCCCCTCGACGCCGCCCTCGGCCTCACCTTGGCCGCCCCGCTCACCGCCCTGACCGACCTGCCCTCCTTCGACACCTCGGCCATGGACGGCTGGGCGGTCGCCGGCCCCGGCCCCTGGGCCGTACGGGAAGAGGGCGTCCTGGCCGGGCACGCCGGGCCCGAAACGCTCACCGACGGCGAGGCCGTCCGGATCGCGACCGGTGCCCGCATCCCCCTGGACACCACCGCCGTCCTGCGCAGCGAGCACGGCCGCACCGACACCAAGGGCCAACTGCACGCCACCCGGGAGATCCAGCACGGCCAGGACATCCGCCCGCGCGGCCAGGAGTGCCGCAACGGCGACCAACTCCTCCCCGTGGGCACCCTGGTGACGCCGGCCGTGCTCGGACTGGCGGCCGCCGCCGGATACGACACCGTCACCGCCGTACCCCGACCCCGTGTCGAAGTCCTCGTCCTCGGCGACGAGTTGCTCACCGAGGGGCTCCCGCACGACGGGCTCATCCGTGACGCACTCGGCCCGATGCTGCCTCCCTGGCTGCGCGCGCTCGGCGCCGAGGTCACCGCCGTGCGCCGGCTCGGCGACGACGCCAAGGCGCTGCACAAGGCCCTCACCAAGTCCGGAGCCGACCTCATCGTCACCACCGGCGGCACCGCGGCCGGCCCCGTCGACCATGTCCACCCCACGCTGGAGCGCATCGGCGCCGAACTCCTGGTGGACGGCGTCAAGGTGCGGCCCGGCCACCCGATGCTGCTGGCCCGCATCAAGGAGGACCAGCACCTCGTCGGCCTGCCCGGCAACCCGCTCGCCGCCGTCTCCGGCCTGCTCACGCTCGCCGAGCCCCTGCTGCGCACCCTCGGCGCCCGCCCGGCCCCGGAGCCGTACACGATGCCCCTGAAGGATGCTGCGCACGGGCACCCGCACGACACCCGCCTCATCCCGGTCGTGCTGCGCGGTGACCATGCCGTGCCGCTGCACTACCAGGGCCCGGCCATGCTGCGGGGCATGGCGGCGGCCGATGCCGTCGCCGTCGTACCGCCGGGCGGCGCACGCGCGGGTCAGGAGGCAGAACTGCTCGATCTGCCCTGGGCCACCGCCGGTATCGAGGTGTGTTTCACGTGA